tatcgCTACAATCTTCTTAGTAAATCTCCAACACAGGTTACTTAAGTtgaaattttagtatttttcgtAGTAATTAGTTAACAAAATCAAAGAACCCACATTCCTTTGTGTTTTTAAGttagttaaacaaaataaattggtaCTAAAATGTTGGAACTGCACATGTTACTGAAAATCAATACTTGAATACAACATTGACACTTTCAAATTTGAGCCTTCAGATATTCAGATATTTGAGAAACACCATAATTTAAAGATATTGACTTCTTCAATTAGTCTCAATTACAAGACCACATAACCAATCAaagactaatttaaattataaaacagcaTGAAACATTACATCAAACACTAACTGAAATTCAATCAATATTAAATGGGAAGGTCTCCTCAAGATTCAGCACATGCCTCACAACGAAAATGCacaaatttttaattaagtatgtattGTGAACACAATTCAATGATAAGACATGAAGGAGTAACAAGGAACAACAAGTTCACAAGGCCATTGTGTTGGATTGTTTCTTTGGCTCAACAACTGTAGGCAATGTCATAATCAAGGCCATCACAGTCATATGTTCAAGAATAATGTTAGCAACTAATCACACAATAAAGGATCTCACACCGTTAACACCGATACAAAGAGACGACTCACTGCACCGACGCGAAATGCGATCGAAACATATGTACGCGCGGGCCCTGGGCAAAGCTAATACGTGCATCTGTACAGGAAGTATATCACATGGACACAAAATCCTATAAAAAACTGACACAACCTCTACTACAATCGTGAGaaccttttttttaactcaCAAACGATAGCTACACTTGTATTccttgataattaaaaataagggGAAAATATCTCACAATTTATGGCGAAATTGTCTGACCTTTGCATAATTACAACTCAGACTGACGCGATCGGTCCACTGTTGACCTATATGTGCAAGGACTAACTGGATGCGCAGAAACGCATCGCGAGTCGAATAGCTCTGCCTGGGATTTTGGAAGGCGTGAAAACATAAAAAGTGGGATGGGAGAACCTATTACGTACCCCGAGACTGCGACGAAAGTGTCTAAAATAGTTGGCTTACCTGTTTAGTAATCACagcattaatattttcattggttttgcattatgattatttttaaaacataattaaaatgtgttcgaaataaaaaaaataatgcgaTGTGCATAAATCTATAACATCGACTTCAAACACCGTGGTCGGCCATCGACCATAGTAAAACTAAACTAAGTTAGGGGCTGCcatattagaaaattaaattttattttttattgtctatgAATATATCTATAGGTCGTAGTACGTGTCGTCTCTTTACGATATAGTCCTATAACTAGGAATACGACTAGATATTATTGATTTTGGTAACATGCAGTGCGAAAGGGAGGATCCTGAGAGCAGTCTGATTCTATATGAGGCATGGCAGCCGGGCAAAGTATTAAGATTGCTACGTCTAGttgcgtttattttatttttgacatggacgacttattttctttttagtgaTTAAACTCGAGCATACATTtgaatataacttatttattgttatttgcacataatatttgatattattagtATAGTTAAGAAGATAAATtgtctaaaaattaaaattttgaaaaatgacaTCAGTCAccatctaaaataaaaataaactaggaAATTTTCAGTTTGTTTTCAATCTAATAAAAACTGCAAAAGAAGAAATACCTCTTCGAGACTGAATACAAAAGGAACGCAATCTTGTTTCTTTTGACTTGCGGCATTTTGGCAAGAAGGAGGAAGGACGAAGGAGCTAACAGACGATCAGATGTGACCGTCACGAAATTCATTTGTACAAGACTGAAAAAATTAATAATCGAGTGCGCTAATTTGACTTTTCTGCGATGTGATACTAAATGATTTATgagcacaatatttttttttaattttcaaacttgCAGGAAGTTAGCggaaaaaacactttattaacgatgagaataaaattttattaatcctAAAGAGGCTGGAACTTGCAAAGAATAGagaggtgtggaagagaaagggggaggcttttgcccaacagtgggatcaaaaacaggctacataaaaaaaaagcctaaagagaataaaatgatagacaaataattaaaagtaataaaaagaaaggtttatatttattataggtttcaatctttaattaaagttttgtgtAAGAGACGAGAATTAACTTTCATGTGGAGGTCCATGCCCttataaaatcttcattttgaaatagatacctaaaaaaaatattcgcacagaaataaataaaataccacgTAAAAAATAAGCAGAATAATGCTTCTACTTTCTCTTTTTCGCTCTCTGTCTCTTTTTGCTGCACAATAATAAAGTTCTTTTACGTTACATTCAatgcacttaataaaaaaactcgcgaatatttttaagtattgcaACATTTTACTGACACTTACCCCAAATAACCTTGTCGTGGTATTAATTCTACTACTTAAATATCGGATATAATGAGGAAAAAATGTAACGAACGAAGCAAAAACGAATGTACTAGATGTACGTTTCTCACGGTTTAAAAGAAAGCAGAAGACACTGTCTTGTAATTTGCATAGGTGTTGCTAGAAGTTGAGTATATTTTCTAATGAAAGAAGGCAGCagcaatattgaaaaaaatgcacgaaaagaaaactttaaaagttcaactaaatttataatttaaaacattttacgtttcacaaaacattacattttatggACTGAGTCAATTTCACCACTGTGACAGCAAGTCAAAATCCGTAAGTCGCTGCATTACAAAACCacgctttttaatttttcttttgtcctTCTCTTTATCTTCCTCTTTCACTAACGTTGTTGCATTAGCCTTCTTTTTAGTCGGTTTAGGTTTCTCTGCGTCCTTCATCTTTTGAACTTCGCATTCCATATCGAAAGGGCATTGATCAGCTGGGAAAATTGGCATCATAACGACTGGTATATATTTCTGATTTCCTGAATtctaaaatagaataaaatatagaatGCATGTGTTTGTCTcgaacacaaattaaaaatttcctACACTGAGATAAGCTTGGCATAGCATAGCCTAGCGATAAGCTAGGTAGATTGACAACTACTTATTGAGAGCCTAGAAATAAGGTcatgaatatgaataaataaaagcacAGACAGTTAACCGCTGAGACTCAGTTAACCGCTGTCTAATAGAATGGAAGCGACTTTTTGcaacgaaattatatttatcattatgaCAGTTGAATACAAACTGCGCCAACAAAAGGGATCCTCGACTACATTTTTTGCAAATCTGGCAGAGGTGGCGCGAACGGGGAGTCGGTCGGATCCGTCAAGAGCAGCTTTATCCGCGTGTCAGTAGAATGCCCAAGGACTGGAGCATTCCGGCAAAATCACGCGACTTCTGGCCCGGGATGGCGACATTACACGCTTCTATCATGCGCGATGTTAATTGAGCCTATGCAGATACCTGATTATTTTCTGCAGCACATTGACAACAATAGCTTTGTGCCGCAGATAGCGCTTTAGAATTGAATAAATGTTGCACAACGCCCCTCAATCGTTCCTCGTCCAAGTTTTCCGGCTTAGTGTTCTCCCATTTTCCTTGAGTATTCATTTGTACTATTATTGGAGCAGACATACCCAATGTATCATATCCAGGTTTAGCAAGCgggctattaaaaaaaaaaagctttagaCACCATTATCAGATACGCATTGGTCGGTAATAGTTTATACTTTTATAGGCTTGTGGCTTGAAATGTccattacttaaatattttactcacATATTCGCTAGTTTAGAGATTAATTCCTGGTCAgccattttataacaataagttatttaaatacttaaatttatataattttttctatagattttatggaaattaataaatttattgcattttgtcaattttattcaaatgatttttatttttctatgacaTGTGACACATTTGACAAAATCAAttagaaattattgttttttactgGACAGTATGAATGTTATCAGGTACCTAAACTAAATAGGCGGTATACACAAAATACAGTAATAATACGATagaattataatacataattatctaCAGTTAATTGCCCCCGAAATAGTTCATTTTTCTACATAGGCCGGGATCGCGAGTGCTTGGTCTGCGAATTCCGACGAAGATAAAATACCTGCATGTGGCATAGATACCTAATGCGCATGTTAGGTCAGCAACGTGCTGTGCATGAAATACTTGTAAGTAAGTAATATGTAATTATGATAGATATGagttaacaaaaacaacttgCCCGAAGACTTGAGCTAGGCATTTTTAATGATGTATGCAAGCATATTTACGCCTTAATAAACGATTACTCGACAAAATTAGTTttacaaacaacaaattaaaatgtccATTCAATTCTTTACCTTAGGCTCTATACATACACATTTAACAGAACCACACGACATTAAGTGACACAATGACGTTGACTTCAGGTAAGCGGTGATAATTCACCGATTACAAAATAAGGCTTTTATATTCTGAATTCCGACAGAGATCTGCTTTGAATGCGACAATATTTCTGTATAATAAGAGGGACTGTTAGCGTTGGTTGCGATGTGTCTGTTTCGTTTTGTAGTTGAGTTTTTTAGCCGTTACTGCCCACTACAGGGCAAAGAGCCTCCCTTAATTTTTTTCACTCAGTCGTATACGtatggtaaaatatattttgtgcgAATTGAACCATTGATCTGCACATAAATAGTGCCCGCCCCAGTTTTACAGTGTGTGTCCTAAGCCTAAGGTTATCGGCCTTAGTTGCGACAGTGATAGAAACGTACCAGTTGATTATTGACTGCGTAAACAAATTACCAACATACTCAGCACATCGTTATTGTAATTcgaaactatttaatttcattcaaaccCGCCGCATATCAATATAGCTTTTACAAGTCACTGTAAGCCATGATCTACGATGAAACCAAATAGATTATGGCGCGGGCGCTCTGGCTTCGAAGCGTGTCAGTTGGAACCCAAAGTCTTTACGTGATATCCAAGGCAATCTTCACGTGGTTCAGAGCATTGTATTCCATAACAAAAAACCAGTAGGTTACTGTTTTAGCCAGAATCAGGATTCGAACTCAAGACGCGCACGTCTTCAGCTGTCGCgcacataaaatgttaatgaaggatattgtaacttaaaataaacacaaagtactgtcattctatttttatttcattttcacatAATGTAGACGATGTGTACGGGCGCCCCAATTCTACTTAAATAAGCTACCACTGAGACATTAAATCGAAGTCAGTATGTCGACTTAGTAACCATGGTTTTGGTTTATTCATTGGCCCACCTCCACGTTGCAGCTCACTAGTCTTTTCCTTTTTCGGTTTCTTGCAAGAGTGCCATATgaatctataaaatatataaattgtgaAGCATTAAGGTTTATCcaattatttttagtgtgaaatatgtttttagctTCTTTTTAATCAATTGAGCCTCGCCAAGTCTTAAAAGACTTggtttcaattacaaaaaaaatgacgaTAAACAGGTGGGGTACAAAAACATCAACAgattataaatcaatcaaatcggATAATAGTGTTTAAATACTTTCAATAATGTTATCATCTCAAGTCGTAATATTGAAGCGATTTTAGCGTAGGATctattaacttttctttttgcATAATTAAAACTACTAACCTTGGAGTACGGACTGTCTCGTTGTGAACAGGACATCTAAACTCCCAGTCTGGCAGTTGTAAGATGTAAATTATCTCTTCATCTTCTTCGGCGGCCTCTTTAGCTTTTTCTGCTTGATTTTTCGCGTAGGGCTGTTGAATACAATTCTCATAAGGATAGAATTACGAAAGCAGCTGAGTAGTGAAATAAATCCAAAATGCTGACTGCCTGTTTTTAGAGATCTGCACTCAtaacaacaaaatgttttttttgttacgtgAGGCAGCTTAGACAAGACAAGACTAGTTGCATTGTAAACAAGTATGTTATGTTATGTCAAGTACGTGTACGCAGGTACAATcgattgtttaatttaaaaaaaaatccactttgaaataaatatctgatatttatttttgagatatttttcaGCTCGCCTTTAAAGCAGTTGAATCGATTTTAACAATTTCTATGCTACTAACTTTTTACGGAATTTGCGGATCATACGACTTTTAGCTGAATTTTGTGCcttctaaatacaaaaaaaaagtggtaACTCGTAACGGGAAGCAACCGTCTACGGTTTACTGTTTACGCCATCTACCGGGACGACTTGGTACTAACATTGCCTATCCTGCTCACAGCGACATCTGTTTTGCGTCACTTTAAACTGGTTCTTCGTTTCTGGTTGTTTTCGTCCAGTCCTAGATGGCGTTACTAACGAATTTTATGGACAACGTATAATTCGCTTCAAGTTTCTACTTACGAAGACACTTGGTGCAGATATGGCTTCGCTCGGGTCCAAAAAACCATCAAGAATTTGTTGATTGATTTTGCATTTTCGTGCCATGTTGAAGTTTTTTGTACCTTCCTGACTCGTAGGGAATGTGATCAAGGGGCGTCTGGAAAAGAAAAGGGGTAACTTGAACCACTCGATTATGTATggatgattatttaataatttttcttttaatataatatataatgtaggCTAACAGGGCCAACAGGGTCACCAAAAAGTTCTTATTACTTGTTCACATTTGGACACCCATACCTACTGAGTGCCATAACCTACCAGGTCCAAGGACTACGAAAAGATGCGTCCTTTTTTTCGGAAAAGACCGAAAACTTTAAACTAATCTTCGTTGAAAACGAAACGagtaaagaaaatttcaaattgacCAAAATAATTAACTGATACCACTGTGGCGGCCGTGACTttgattgaatataaaaaaggcAGGTACATTTATTAAGCTTACCTAAATGGATCGAGGTATAAAGCTCTCTGTGGTAGCTTGAAATGTTTCTTGATGTAAGCTTCATCGAGTAGCTGGAAGTCGCTCTGGGCGGCGGGgccggcggcgggcgggcgcggcgctgcccCGGGCGGGGCCGGCGCGCGCGCGCCTTCCTCGCGCGGCACCAGACATATTAGCGGAAGATTCGCCTTCGTtgcggccgcgccgccgccggcgtTGCTGGGGCCGCGACACGTGCAACACCTAGCACAACGAATAATGTCACAAAGTTATAGGCCCCTTACATTCAGGAGATGCTACAGAAGTCGTGAACTGCAGTACCTACAAAGCTGGACCGAGTACCCGCCAGGTTTGTGTAAGGCGACCAGGTGTCCAgttataaactaaatttattaatgtgcTATCGTTGAACATCAAGTGTACGGTATCTTTCACTTACACACGATCCAAAAAAGGAAGCAAGTCACAACGTACTCGGTATAGTCTATATCATAACAGTTTAGTTATCGAACCCGTAATACACTCGAAACAAACTTGAAAagcaatatttgaatttgatccGGACGTTCATATATTAATAGAGCGGTGCTCCATAGTTTATTAACCGTTCCAACTAATTGacgaataaatattgaatatgtaGCGTAAATTCGTGAGTGATTTTGCATGGTCTGAGGGGATTGTGCCCGTATTGTGTAACTTGGCATAGTTCGAGGAAAGATAATTAAATCGTTCGTTCCTagttatatttcataaaaataaggttGTTAATACCTAATTGCTTGCTTGCGAAGGTATCAATAATGGGAAACGGTAATCATTGTCTCAAACTGACATTGGCTCATTTTGGGTGATATCATCGTTATTATAAGATTTGAGAacgtttttcaaaataaattattttggaattaaGTCACTTCAATTACAATAGGTCTTAACCTATAACCAGTAATGTTAAGGGTTTCGTCTCTCCTGGAGTACCTACGAAAAATTCGACCACCGTTGTCTTCACAAAATAGTAAGTTTTCATTACATAGAATGTGTTTAAATTGTTTGCGATCTAAAGATCTTTTACAGTACTACAAAATATACCTGACGTGGTAGTCTGTGGAAGAGTGCGAGCTTAGTACATTGGTAACTGTTACAGTGGAAACACTTACGAGGCCATTTTTCTGCAGAAAATAAGTGTCTTCTGTTATAAAGAGATTCACCTTATTCTACTTCAATAATACcattgtttaaaactttttgttttacaaatttaagcagaataatttaaatcatttttacgaatttaatatattttttacgtcaTGTCATCCAGAAAATTTACGTAACTTTGACgttttggttttttgtttttaacagcTGTTTTATTCTATATGGCTATGCGTATATTGTCTATATTACACCTTGTCACAAATAAGTCCTCTTTGGTTTCTCGCTAagctaatatttaattttgtactgaGTATCTTTATTTGTGTGACCGTAACAGCGCTCTGGGGAGTAACTATTGACACAAGTCTAATATAGCCGTAGAAAGTACGATGTGACGAAAGTCGCGGGATCCTTTACTTAATGTCATACTGTATGAGACAATATTCGTTAAACTAAACACTAgaactttttttctaaaatgagACAAAATACTTGTACAATTGGAATGAGAGTTatgatatgataaataaaaataatataactatctCCTCTGGCTTCTTTTTCGCCTGCGGCAACCAAGGCATGAGTATCTCGTGCAAACATGCGCTGCTCACCAAACAGTCAGCAAACACTTTCTTTAAAGGCGGCACTGTTAGGTCGGCACTCGTCAGGGAAGTTAAACAGTCGCACATCGTCATCGGGACATAATAGAGACACATTCGATATTGGTGGCGGCGCCGGGGGAGGCCACGTGGCCGCTCTCGGGCCGGGGCTGGCCGCGATCACAGATTTACAGTTCTCGGCGCACGCTCGGCTGTTTGCAAGCGACTCGATATTTATCCATCGCCCCGGGCAACCCGTTTATTGCTTTCTATCCGCTTGAGGATTTTCTACAGCGGCTATTTTTTACGCTCATATTTGAGTTTGGAAGTCGTGACTGGTATCTTGGTAGCAATACTACCGATGTTGTGTTTACTGTAGAGGAAACCCTGCAATACTGCTTAGGGTCTACTCTTGGCCTTTTTATACTAAGGGCTTGATTACAACTATACTGAGAAAAGTGCTGAGCTTGATGAACTTATACatacatgaatataaataataaattaacattattctaATGGCCtcctaaaatataaatgcagaGAGACAATCGACATAAGTAATATATTGGAATTTCGTATtcgtaataataattgtaatgatGACTAGCCTGACTTGCAGTATCGCGTGCTATCTCGCGTGAACTCTTGAAGGGCGGGTGGAGTACGTTCGGTTGTTGGTTTATTGACTTGCCAACAACTTGAGCGGCAGTCGCCATGTATCGCTCACTAGTGTCGTGGCGGGGACTAGCGACTGATTCACGGCCGGTTACAAAGTCACCTTAAAAGAAATGATGAGAAAAACCACCACTACCGCTACTATCCGTTGATACAAAGCGTTCGATGTACCCTATAATTGCAATTTTCCATTCTCTGAATACCTTTCGTTCGATCTTCAACGTTTCAGGCGACTGCATATGAAAGGTATTGCCATCATTGAAATGGAAACATTTTTTGGATACCATTCGGGGCTCTCATCACTTGGTTTATTCGGAATCCCTGCAATACCTGGAGGTATTGAAATGTACGTATGTATTCGCCTCGTCGCCTCGCTTCGCTGCGTCTTGCACCTTACAATGAGATACACACCTACACCTCCGCCACGTCTAAGCGCGTGTGACTTCAGTCGGGAAGTTCACGTAAAGCCGACGATTTTACAGATCAGTAACATGTTTCACGCTTCACGAAGCACGTTTAATGCGACGGAGAATGTGTGTAATAGTGTTCAATGTGTTCTGATAAAAAAGATTGTAATAAATGCATGTCTGTAATACAGATAATACGTATATTGAAATAGAAATCAATAAGGTGAGTTCGCTATCGATAACAATGTAAAAAACTAGTTTCTCAATCTCGAACCTAGTCGAAACTTACTTGGACTCCAACTCTCAAAGGctagttgaaataatttatgttgttaAATGAAACGAACTCTTTTTGGAATCAATCGGGCACCTCGGTTAACAACAATTTGAATTGCGTACCTCAGGTGTGTACAAGTTTTGAAGAGCTTATATAGACTGAGGAAAGTTGTAGAGCCGTATCTAAAGAGGTTTCCTTTGCAGTTTGATTTTCGAAGTTCTTTTCTATATTGGCTTGGTAAAGGCATTTCATTAGAATTGAAATCACTTTACTGAGGTTTTAGCatgttattcatatttaattttacacctTTATAATTTTTCGCCAAATTATACTCCTAAAAGGAATTGAAAGCTCTGAGGCTCACTTTAGAAAAATcactttatacattttttttaataagattcaTTATGATTAGGATCTGTCAAGTCTAAAAACTTAACTCGTAACTGCAAATGAGACTGGCTACATATTTATAGTATAGTCATACTTAGAAGACCCAGTTTGGTAAACGCCAGCGTATTGCGTCGCACGCCGCCTCTACACGTGCAGCTATCTGTGCGCGGGCGTGTAAACTTATCTTCAGCATTTGTTTACATCGTGGAATATCCGACACCTGTTGAACGGATCAAACACTCGTTATGATGGAGTCACGATGCCACCGTTTTGTTAACACCCTTTCACCACTCCCGAGACAATTTGACTTCTTTTAAACAAGGTTCCATAAGTTTGCAAGTCGTTTAAAGTTGAGACAACTGGAGAGGCTGCTCTTCGATGTTGTTTCGAGAATGTGGTTTATATTCCGGGTGATGGCAGCTTAGGCAAGTAGGGAACTAATAGTCCCCGCATTTTGTTGAGTTGTAATCTTGTCGATGTATGGGAACGCGAGCGGATGATTAGCAATTGGTTTACATTTTGTCACCCTGCCACGACATCACGATACCCACGAAAACCAACTATCACTCTAGCTCTCTTTGAACCCGCATCAATTTTAATCAGAAGTAGTCtgacaaatattttcttcttcgACAAAGTCTTTCTGCCTCGACTCTAGTGTAATTAGTTGCGTGTAACGAACTGTTGTGGAATCGTAAttaaaagatattgttttatCGAAGTTATTCCTTCCCCATCAATCCTACCAAAGATGATGACGcatcaacatttattattacctCTACGTTTTAGAGCGTCTCTTTGTAATATGACATGTTCCTccgacattttttttgcaaggaacttttataaaaattgacTCAAAACTGCATTATTAAAGGATTACTCTCTTAATCATCCGGAAATGAAATCCAAGCATCCGTTAATGAAAACGTTGTGAGGACTAGGTCTT
This genomic window from Trichoplusia ni isolate ovarian cell line Hi5 chromosome 21, tn1, whole genome shotgun sequence contains:
- the LOC113504219 gene encoding uncharacterized protein LOC113504219; protein product: MADQELISKLANIPLAKPGYDTLGMSAPIIVQMNTQGKWENTKPENLDEERLRGVVQHLFNSKALSAAQSYCCQCAAENNQNSGNQKYIPVVMMPIFPADQCPFDMECEVQKMKDAEKPKPTKKKANATTLVKEEDKEKDKRKIKKRGFVMQRLTDFDLLSQW
- the LOC113504218 gene encoding uncharacterized protein LOC113504218 yields the protein MASCCTCRGPAAQSDFQLLDEAYIKKHFKLPQRALYLDPFRRPLITFPTSQEGTKNFNMARKCKINQQILDGFLDPSEAISAPSVFPYAKNQAEKAKEAAEEDEEIIYILQLPDWEFRCPVHNETVRTPRFIWHSCKKPKKEKTSELQRGGGPMNKPKPWLLSRHTDFDLMSQW